In Desulfosediminicola ganghwensis, a single window of DNA contains:
- a CDS encoding molybdopterin-containing oxidoreductase family protein, with protein MSRWLPTSCALCAQNCGLLVKVENNRIVNVKGDRDNPRSAGYLCRKGQNIANFQHHAERLTKPLKKTAEGFVEISWEQALTEIGARLRSIVGTHGPRSYAFMGGGGQANHFEAAFGTSLMRGLGSHYHYNALAQELTGFFWCAGRMLGRQNRFPIPDEHQADMLVGIGWNGMESHQMPRAPLVIREFAKNPDKLLVIIDPRESRTAKEANIHVPLRPGTDALFTRAMIAIILQEGWEDSEYLDNFCTGFEEIRGWFENFDIHKALEVCHVDFEQVRNVCREMTSRSWCLHFDLGVYMNRHSTLATYLHMLLLAVCGRFCVPGGNVIPGAVMPIGSHSDERLARTWRTVETDFPAILGCFPPNVMPEEILSGKDDRLRAVVVSSSNPVRSYADTSAYEKAFKELDLLVTVEITMSETAELSDYVLPARTAYESYDASFFTWNYPEIFFQMRHPVVEPEPETRESGTILAAIGKAAGLLPELPDYLYEAGEKDRLEYTMALLTWLQRNRKYSKLMPLIIAETRKKGSESINLDALWSLFLVSPPSLKRNVARAGVVSSSKFGAFGNLRKILRAVRGVINYRSVAPLAILTPQVSFAEKLFNKVVESPSGLWLGKSGDDNIAELMTKDKMVNLYIPEMAEWIKEIQPELEEKALQQDADYPFVLNAGRHKPENANTLMRKPDWNEGRRTCTLAMNPVDAESLGIVDGETVKVITEAGQERIELEVTGEVRQGQVLIPHGFGLKYRGEVHGINVNRLTKNTHRDRLAATPLHRYVRCRVEKVGEGTLDVGRP; from the coding sequence ATGAGTAGATGGCTGCCCACGAGCTGTGCATTATGCGCACAGAATTGCGGTTTACTGGTGAAGGTGGAAAACAACCGGATTGTAAATGTGAAAGGGGATCGGGACAATCCACGCAGTGCCGGCTATCTCTGTCGCAAAGGCCAGAATATAGCAAATTTCCAGCATCATGCGGAACGATTGACCAAACCGTTGAAAAAGACTGCGGAAGGATTTGTTGAGATCTCCTGGGAACAGGCTTTGACTGAAATAGGTGCGAGGCTCCGCAGCATTGTCGGTACCCATGGCCCGCGATCCTATGCATTTATGGGTGGTGGAGGGCAGGCCAATCATTTTGAGGCGGCTTTTGGTACTTCACTTATGCGGGGGCTAGGCTCGCACTATCACTATAATGCGCTGGCTCAGGAGCTGACCGGTTTTTTCTGGTGCGCAGGCAGGATGCTGGGTAGGCAGAACAGGTTCCCAATACCGGATGAACATCAAGCGGATATGCTGGTCGGTATCGGCTGGAACGGCATGGAGAGCCATCAGATGCCCAGAGCGCCCCTGGTGATACGGGAATTTGCCAAAAATCCTGATAAGCTGCTGGTTATCATCGACCCAAGGGAGTCGAGGACGGCCAAAGAGGCGAACATCCATGTCCCGCTTCGGCCGGGCACGGATGCCCTGTTTACCAGAGCCATGATTGCTATAATTTTGCAGGAAGGGTGGGAGGATAGTGAATATCTCGATAATTTTTGTACCGGCTTTGAAGAGATCCGTGGCTGGTTTGAAAATTTCGATATTCATAAGGCGCTCGAGGTATGTCACGTTGATTTTGAACAGGTGCGAAATGTCTGCCGGGAGATGACCAGCAGATCCTGGTGTCTGCATTTTGACCTCGGTGTTTACATGAACAGGCACTCTACGCTTGCCACCTATCTGCATATGCTGTTGCTGGCAGTCTGCGGCAGATTTTGTGTGCCCGGCGGTAATGTCATCCCTGGCGCGGTAATGCCGATTGGCAGCCATAGCGATGAACGGCTGGCCAGGACCTGGCGCACTGTCGAGACGGATTTTCCCGCTATCTTGGGTTGCTTTCCGCCCAACGTGATGCCTGAGGAGATCCTCTCCGGAAAAGATGATCGGTTGCGGGCTGTGGTGGTAAGCTCTTCAAATCCAGTACGTTCTTATGCCGACACGAGTGCTTATGAGAAAGCTTTTAAAGAGCTTGATCTACTGGTGACTGTGGAGATAACCATGAGCGAGACTGCTGAGTTATCTGATTACGTTTTACCTGCCCGAACTGCATACGAGTCATATGATGCATCATTTTTCACCTGGAATTACCCTGAAATCTTTTTTCAGATGCGCCATCCAGTGGTGGAACCAGAGCCGGAAACCAGGGAGTCGGGCACTATTCTTGCGGCGATCGGCAAGGCGGCAGGGTTGTTACCTGAATTACCGGACTACCTTTACGAAGCAGGTGAAAAAGATCGTTTGGAATACACCATGGCACTTCTTACCTGGCTCCAGCGAAACCGCAAGTACTCGAAATTGATGCCACTGATCATTGCCGAAACCAGGAAAAAAGGATCGGAGTCGATAAACCTCGACGCGCTCTGGAGTTTGTTTCTGGTTTCTCCACCAAGCCTTAAAAGGAATGTTGCCAGGGCCGGAGTTGTTTCTTCTTCAAAATTTGGAGCATTTGGAAATCTGCGAAAGATATTAAGAGCCGTAAGAGGGGTTATCAACTATCGTTCCGTTGCCCCGCTGGCCATTCTTACCCCCCAGGTCTCTTTTGCTGAGAAATTGTTCAATAAAGTTGTCGAAAGTCCTTCAGGACTATGGCTCGGCAAATCAGGTGATGACAATATTGCGGAACTGATGACCAAAGATAAAATGGTTAATCTCTATATTCCGGAAATGGCAGAGTGGATAAAAGAGATCCAGCCGGAACTGGAAGAGAAGGCACTGCAGCAGGATGCTGACTACCCATTTGTTTTAAACGCCGGCCGCCATAAGCCTGAAAATGCCAATACCCTGATGCGCAAGCCGGATTGGAATGAGGGGCGTAGAACTTGTACGCTGGCGATGAACCCGGTGGATGCAGAATCATTGGGCATCGTTGATGGCGAGACGGTCAAAGTCATCACCGAAGCGGGTCAGGAACGTATTGAGTTGGAGGTAACAGGGGAAGTACGTCAGGGGCAGGTGTTGATTCCCCATGGCTTCGGACTCAAATATCGCGGTGAAGTACACGGTATCAATGTGAATCGTCTGACCAAAAACACCCATCGCGACAGGCTGGCTGCAACTCCATTGCACCGTTATGTCCGTTGTCGGGTTGAGAAGGTGGGGGAAGGCACGTTGGATGTTGGAAGGCCGTGA